The Choristoneura fumiferana chromosome 10, NRCan_CFum_1, whole genome shotgun sequence genome has a segment encoding these proteins:
- the LOC141431999 gene encoding acyl-CoA Delta-9 desaturase-like — protein MTTGSSLALAGTYFAANNKSVDDDLTTPLTRISGKRRDYEWQIVWRNVLGFIYLHAGLLYGFYLILTGRVKFWTPVFAVTFTILSALGVTAGAHRLWAHRAYKARWPLRLILALLQTMAFQNHIYEWVRDHRVHHKFTETDADPHNAKRGFFFSHIGWLMVRKHKEVFEKGAGIDLSDLEKDPIVMLQKKTYLVVMPILCFLLPSWIPVYCWGEDPWTSWYVASIWRYTMSLNFTWLVNSAAHIWGNKPFDKNIGATDNLTVAIWAIGEGWHNYHHVFPWDYKAAELGNYRTNFSTALIDLAAKYGWAYDLKTVSTQMILNRVTRTGDGSHPSVSEASKQLEESDHDHHHPENPVFGWTDADISEEDRMLVEITHKIDEKDD, from the exons ATGACGACTGGCTCTTCCCTGGCGCTCGCCGGGACTTACTTTGCGGCTAACAATAAGAGCGTAGACGATGACCTAACTACTCCCCTCACAAGGATAAGCGGCAAAAGAAGAGATTACGA ATGGCAGATCGTGTGGAGAAACGTTTTAGGGTTTATTTACTTGCACGCAGGTCTGTTGTATGGCTTTTACCTTATACTGACTGGGAGGGTCAAGTTTTGGACGCCCGTATTTG CGGTGACATTCACGATACTGTCGGCGCTGGGCGTGACGGCGGGCGCGCACCGCTTGTGGGCGCATCGCGCGTACAAGGCGCGATGGCCGCTGCGACTCATCCTCGCACTGCTGCAAACCATGGCCTTTCAAAACCACATCTATGAATGGGTTCGAGATCACAG GGTACACCACAAGTTTACGGAGACCGATGCAGATCCCCATAACGCAAAGCGTGGGTTCTTCTTCTCTCACATCGGTTGGCTGATGGTCAGGAAGCACAAAGAAGTCTTCGAGAAAGGAGCCGGCATCGACTTGTCGGACCTGGAAAAGGACCCCATCGTTATGTTACAGAAAAA AACATATCTGGTAGTGATGCCGATCCTCTGTTTCCTGCTGCCGTCCTGGATACCCGTGTACTGCTGGGGAGAGGATCCCTGGACGTCGTGGTACGTGGCTTCGATTTGGCGGTACACCATGTCCCTCAACTTCACTTGGCTCGTCAACTCCGCCGCTCACATCTGGGGCAACAAGCCTTTTGATAA AAACATAGGCGCTACGGACAACTTGACGGTTGCCATTTGGGCCATAGGCGAAGGTTGGCACAACTACCACCACGTGTTCCCTTGGGACTACAAAGCGGCAGAGCTGGGCAATTATAGGACCAACTTCTCAACGGCTCTCATCGACTTGGCCGCTAAATACG gTTGGGCGTATGACTTGAAGACAGTATCGACTCAGATGATCCTAAACAGAGTAACGAGAACGGGTGATGGGAGTCATCCATCTGTCAGCGAAGCCAGCAAGCAACTGGAGGAATCAGATCACGACCACCATCATCCTGAGAATCCTGTGTTTGGTTGGACCGATGCAGATATTTCTGAAGAAGATAGAATGCTCGTGGAAATAACGCACAAAATAGATGAAAAAGATGATTAG